CTGCCCAATGAAATTTCAATATTGAACTTGTATTCTCTGCTGTGCTAACGATGGACTTGAGCGGCAAGAactacagaaaaaaacagcatttGAACATACGCTTACTCTCACgggtgatttttgtttggtacTCTGTTTTCTTCAATTATTGGATTTAAGggccagaaaaaaaaggaaaatggttAACACACATCTCATTAATCATGTCCTCAAAGATTTGTGCTGCCCTACACCGTGATGGTATCCAATCGAATCATCTGTGGGGAGAATCTTGCATCTTGCTTCGGTTTGTCCGATAGTTAGGCCGATCGCGATCGATACCCTCTTGCTCGTGAACTTCTCAAACgaaagagaagcaaaaaaggtGTAAATGGCAACAGAATCAGGAACAAATATTGATTTTCTGGGTCCGTTTAAAAGTGCGGTACATTTTTCATGTATACTATCGAGCATTTGCTCGTTTGGTTGGGACTATGAGAGGGGTGGAAGcatttttcaaatcaaatgTTGATCGCTAACGTGTCAAGGATTTGCGTCAAGAAGGCATCGTGGGAACATGAACTCTATTGAACGCCGTGGAATATAGTAGTTCAAGGTGAGTAGTTCTATATAGTTGATACACGGCCTGGACATTCTTTCGATAAAAAAGCTGAGTAGTTCATGcagataaaatattttatcaatcaCTATACTACTATTAgctatatattttatataccTATATAGAATTATCGTGTATGCAATGCATGCCATTCGACATTGGAAGGAAACAGCTGTCATTCTACGCTGTACAATCCGAATCACACTTCAGTTTGAACAGTACAAACATTTCATGGCGTTTCTAGTACTCTAATTTCCATACATTTGATATGACCAGCGAACCATATGTTACAATTCTACCTACGATCGGGTCGTAAACAGTTGTTGGCGTATAGCGTGGAGCCTTACAAAAATCACACCACGCTCTTAATGCTCCTCCAAGAGTGTTTACTTACTGTATGGGGCAAAACTCATCTCAAAACCTCCATTCTCCAGCAGAGGCTTTACGAAACGCATATATATCTAAGCCTACCTGAAACGGCGTTGTGTATGCATAGCTGGGGCTCCCTTAATACATGAAGAAACTGACACTCAAGCTATCACAACAGACGCAAACACTTGATCTGCCATGGTGGCCATCGGTGGCGGAAGGCGTGTTGCGGTCTTTTGACCGGATCACGGGGTCCCAAAAGAAATCCATCTCGGTTAACGCAGAGGATGCTTCCCGGATCGCTCCACTCAATGTCAGACAATTGCAACGTAATGGTAGCACTTTATAGTGCTCAAGATTTTCAGTACTCATAGCTCTCGACAAAGGGCGTCCAGCCGTTCGATAGGAACTGTTATGATTACACCCGATCGAGAGCTTCCAGAACTGCTCTTTTAATTGCTTCAGTAAACAAAACGTTTCACCGATAGTGTGGTGCGGAAGATTGATGATCAACGGTGGTCACCATATGGCATGCTGAGTTCACTAGATTGTCTAAACACTTGCATTGCCAGCTACCGATTGCTTGTGCAAATAGAGAGTTCTTTCATTGTTCGTACCCAAAAAAACTCTACACTGTGCCTGAAAAGGTTTTCGGTAGTTTGTCAATGAGTTCGTTTATTTagttacgatttttttttaaagcgacACTGCTTCCTGCAATAGCATCACGTTTGTTTATCCTTTGGTCATTTGACTAAGTGTAGGTATTTTGGACTGGCTCGTAGTTACGCACCTCTCACAGATTTAGTtcattttgttcaaaaatgGAGCTATCGAACTCAGATCTTCACAATCTGGAATGGTTTTGCCTTTAAATTGAACGCATGCTTCAGCGCACAGGTGTCCCTCGAAGAACGCaccatacatttttttacactGAGCACAATTTGTTATGCAGATTCCAATAATGTCGTACCCTCCCATAAGttctacaacaacaaaaatgctaCATGTTAGTGTGCACTTAATACCGGCATATGTATGGAATTGAAACTTACCAATCTGAGGGGTAGCCTCAACAGGAGCGTTGTTGACGATAGTCAGgatcaacacacaaacaccgatGAATACTGTCTTGTTTGAAACCATGTTCGATAGAGTGTTTATTTAGTACCAACGCACAAAATGGATGAAAGCTTAGTAGTTGACTGTGACTCTTCTCGATAAATTCGTTCCTTTTATACGTAGATCTGAATCACAAACGAATGCATCTAAGCGTAGTAATTACATATCCTGACCCCATTTCCTTCACTACGATGCAATTAATCCGATTTCTGTAATTAGCCATCCGACTAGCAAATTCGCATTGGGATAGATACAAATGGCTTTAGTTTGTCGACCATCGAACGGAAGCTTCTCGTTTTGCAGAGAAACATATCGTTGAAGCTTTCATCATCATGACCATCGCAATGATACGGAAATTGTACTATGTTTAACCATGTTTCAAATAAACTGTTTACGAGGGAATATCCATATTGCCTTcgacggtttttgttttgattttttacgAATTTTCAATACTTAGGACCGTTTGCCAAGAAACCTAAAAACACAACATGCCTTTCCAGGCCACGGCAGACAAACTGGCAGCATAAATATTTGATTGTtaacaaaacagaagcagACAGGTTCCACGAACCCGTACAAATTGTAACAGTCAACAGTTAAACTAGCAACCTCACTCACCATAACAGCAGCCAGATCTAGAAGATACAAAAGTGTCAGCAGCTCGTGTACAAATAAGGCTGTCATTTGGAATTCATCGTTCCACGATTGAGATGAATCCAAACTGAACCGAAGAGAAAAACGACAAAAGCACACCAAAATTCAAATTGTGGTTCAACGTATTCCAGTGGCTGCGTATTTGGTCGCGCACTACTCGCAGCTCTGTTGGTGCCAGAAATTCCAGTGGTTGGAATTTTCAGATGAATTATTAATGATCTTTAAGTCCCCCGTGGTGATGGACTTGTTTgcttaaagtatttttttgtgtcaaACGGATGGTACAATACCGGAGCATTGTGTATTTTTTAGAAGGTGCCAGTTTTGGTACTTTTATGTAGTGTGGCGCAATTCGTTGAGGTAGTACCGAGTTAACGGTATACAGATATAAGTAGATGTTCGAAAGACGTTTGGGAGGTCCAATAGAAAGTGACACCCGGCATCTGCTTTCTCACCATAAGCAATAAACGAAATGATGCAATTCTATTGCAATCTTTCCGATCTTCGTTACTCGAGATGGAGTAATGTGCATAGTCGACTCtggaaacatttttgtttttcttcattccgGAGCACAATTTCAGTTTGCGAATGTAGCAAGGAACATtagaaattgtttttatagaATATTTATATATGGTAGATTTCAATGCATTTTCATCGTACTAGAACTATACTCGCCAATATTTACAAGCGTGTAGTACACTTGATGGGTTTGTGCtacagaaaaataaagaatgtTGATAGTAGGTTCTTTTCACcccaccaaaaaaataaatgccgTAACGCTTGCACCACCAAACATGTCTAACTTCCCAGAATACAGTAGAAAGTTTTTTCCACTAGATATCAACGCACTATAGCTTAGGGGGTGTAAGAATCGCATCATAGTTTGCTGCGCGACGTGTTATGCTGCATGTGAGAGAGGTCAAAAGTTTAGCTATCGCGAGCGTTCGTACGGAAtgtttgaaatgaatttcCAATTCGATTTAGTTCTCCTGCGAAGATTACTCATCCCCGTGCCGTTGGATGCTGCGTGGTAACGAAACTGTGCCGACCAGTACCTACATGTAATAACCGTATATAATGTTCAGTTCCTTGATCACTGTGGCTCAGTGGCCTATGACTCGGTTTTGTCCGCCCGTTGATCGTTCGGTTACCATCGCCAACGCTATCCAAATCcgtccaccaccaaccacaTGGGCGTCGATGTAACACACCTTTCGCAGTACGGTCGTGATCACTTGTTCGCATGCCCGCTGCATCTCTTTCGCTTAGCCAGTCCTCTTTGCCAAGTGGCTGAACTTGAACTTCGTGTTGCCTCACCTTTGCGCTCAGGTCTAAGCCTCCAACATTTTCTGAGTTCCGAATTGCCACAAGGAAGCTGAGATATAAATAATACGCCAAAGGGTATACATTCCCTGCATTCTGCTTCGATCCTGCCGACGACGATCCGAGTGGACAGCTGGTGGGTAGGAATCATAACAAATCTTTACTGGATTTGGTGAGAACTGTCTGTACCAAGACGAACTTGCGCGATGCGCCTTAGTGTCGCGCACCACTTTATCCGACCTTTCAActcggaaaaaaagaaaaagatgcGTGCATACGTTCGTTCCACCTCGGCGAATGCACTCGAAGCGTTgctaaataaatgaaaactaaCTGGAACATTTACTTTCCTGCACGATCCAAGCCTGAAACATGATTCGGTTGGTTTCCGTTACTAACAGGCTACTTCATCAACGGCCGAGAGGATATATTCAATATTTGTCCACCTATTGGGCCAATCTAAAGCCGACCAGAAGCGTTTATCCATCACTACAGTCCCTGCCTGCCGATTACGATTGGATCTCTTGATCGAATTTCAATTAATCTGCAAACACGACCACCGTGCTCGGTAAACATGCTTCTACATGCCTCTCGACAGCACCAAACTCGTTGTTATTCTAGCACTTTAGTTTTTGGTTAATCAAACATAGTTCTTACAGATACGGTACGGAAACAGTGCATTTGACACTTCGCATTGGGGTGCCTGTGATAACATTCTTTTCTTTGCTATGTAAAATCTTCATTTAACTATGCTTTGTGACTGCAATTAACTCTGGATCAATTGTATTGATTATATCTATTGTTTTGCAATCAGCTACAttacattaattttttatttgtttcttaagCTTTATATTTGTTGTTGAATTGCAAACGTTTTATATTTGAACGTTTATTATCAccttaatattttaaaaatctgTTCACTTCTTACTGCAGTATCTTCAGCTTGCAAGTCTTGAATCACGATGAAGTTTATATTTTATAGTTTTACTACTATGTCTCATAGCCTTTCTGAAGACAAACAAACTAagcctatttttttttgctgtttcctTCCACATCCACAGTCCGGAATTGGTACGTACTGTAACAGACTTCAAGCAGGTATTCGTTATTATATCAAAGAGTCGCACGTTTTTTAAGTACAACTGTCGACAACTTAAAAAACTGTATACATTTTTCCACTGTTGGGATGTaccacgttttttttttatttgcctttACGATTAGCAAATATTGGATCGAAGCctaactgttttttttatttcacttttttaCTGTTCCCCTTCCCCATTATGGATAATACTTTAATATGGTTCTGTTTGGTTTGCTAAAAAGTGAGCCAATGTCGTATGTTTTACAACCCAAGGCTCATATAATAAATAGATGCTACAACATCCCATTCTATATTTTAAAGGTCATTGCAGTATGCATCGTTCATCCACGAAAAATCCATACACCACGCCTTGCCTTTTTCCAGGCACTATTCCTTCCGCTTCTGTTTACCTGATTATCAGGCTGACTATACCCGTTTGGTCAATTTGCCGTTTGACGTACGATATGTACACTTTCCAGCAGGTCGAGCTTTTAACTCAAACAACGAGAATTGCTGTGTCTTACCGTAGTTGATGAGCCTGTACCAAAACATCGCTCATTCTTCGGGTAGAGCAGCCACACTTTCGATTAAGTCGGTATGCGGCTTCTCTTCTCTGCAGGTCGTTTTTTCTCATAGCTGTTTCTTACTATTGTCGGCTTTCTACAGGCGGCAATATCTGAGAATGTGGAGGGTAAATTACAGCGAGCCGCATACAATATTCGGCAGATGAAGATATCGTAGCAAGGCATCCTTCGCAGGCTCCGTTGCTCTGTTGCCAATTAGGGGAGGGGAAGTATTAGATCTAATTATATGTTtcctttgttctttgctttcctAGCCCGTCCACAGATGCCCCGGTGGGTAGACACAATGAATACTTTATTGAATCTCTGAGAATTTCTAGTACAACTGAGTCATGAATCAAACATTGATTGAAATTTCGTGTTTGTTGaattgcaatttaaatttcacaaacataaaaataaaacccatttgtttgtaattatcttttacatacatatatacatacatacaacTCTAGACTGAATAACCAAGTAACATTGCGACAAAACATTATAATGGTAGAATTATCATATTTTGGTCAATGCTAAACAATCAATACAAGGAACGAAGGATCAACGAAATCTATTCGTCCGATATGGAAAGAAAAGTTTAATGTACTCGTAGGCAACAGCGGAAAGAGCAAATCGCCATTTCTAGTTAATAAATGCAGACCATTTAAAGCAGATTCTCATCGAAATCATTCCATCCATTGCAAAACGTAGCAAACAATCGGCTCCAGCCAAACTTAAGCTTCTGGCAATATGCTACTCATGCTAATGATGAGCacaataaagcaataaaacattcaaaacggTTGACCATTCACAATAGGAAGATACCAACAGCAATGCGATAGATGACCGATTGAAAATGGGTTTCGCTACGTAACGCAGTACGTTCGTTACACACATGCTGTCCCAAGCATAGTTCTAAAATATCCCCAGTATCAGAAAAAAACAGGTCAACAAAATTTGCCCACCGATCCCGGTGGTGATCTACATCGCCAGGGGGAATGATTAGTACAGCTCATAAATTATATACGGGTCTGTTTTGAGCTGGCGATGCAAATCGGACAATCTTTCCTCTTTAACACCATGTAACTTGAAGGCATATCGTAACAAAACGGAAGCCTTTTCTGCGGTTCAGGACACATTTCCTAGTTCAACAGTGGTGAATAACCCCTCGAAGATTTATGGCGTAGGTCTCTAGTGTTCGACTACAGTGTGGACTGGGAGGAACCGCTGCAACTGCGAAAAAGGGTAGCTGTCAATTGCCTGTAACCCTTttcttcgtttgcttcgatttctCATAGTCTGCACCCATGCAGCTTGCCGGTGAACAGGACGGGAAAGACAAAGAAAGGATTATCTTTTTATTGCCCGCTGTTTCTAAGTCACACTGCGGTCAGGGCATATTCCTGCCGCTGGAAACAGCAACCCTTTTTCGTGCCTCGCACTCCTGGATGGTGCATCCTTTAGGCCTTCTAAGGATTGCTGAAGAATATCTGCTGAAGAAGGACAATCCCAAAAGGAAGTTCCACAAGAAAGAGTTAATCCATTATTACCGCATGCTGTTAAGACAAATACGAATAATAGGATACGGGAAAATTATAACAGCTATGAATTATGTATATTTGTTTAGAAATAACCGATGATTGCATACGGTGTCCATTCCCCGTTTGGGCCATTTGCTTTGGTTGACTCCGAGGTTCAAGAAACTGGCAAGAGATATCCCAAAAAATCATGCTGAGATGACCGTACCAAatggatggtttgtttttagaCCAGTAATGATTTGTCTCGGATTGTGTAGCCCTTCATATGGTTTCattccagttttttttgtatgtttcagTACGTCAGATATGAATCTGTAAATCAAGGGCTTGGGACTCATCGAGAAAACATCTTCATCTCATTTTTTGCATGGGTAAGTAAGTTCTTCGTCTAAATTAAGTCGTTACTCGAAACATTGTagagttaaataaaataaatgttggACATATTTTACTGAAGTTTATGTatcaaaagtacaaaacttttagcataaaatatattaatacAACAACTTCTGAACGTTTATTTCAGAAATCTTTGGTTCACTAAAGCTGCTCCATGTGTTAAAACTGTTTTGTCTTTTTAACTTCTCAATCAATTATGAATTTGTAAGGGGCTATCTGGAATGTCTTTCGTTCTTACCCTTAAACCACGTACAGACTTCGTACAGACGTAAATACTTCACGTACCAAAACCGTCACAAGTGGAATGCAAACTGtggttgtatgttttttattcacttttaCTGTTTAAACTTTGCCCAAATCAATTGAGCTGCAGGTAGAGAAAACATGACACAGATTCCTCCGTAGAATAGCTTGCCTTTCTCAACATCAGCTCATAGACAAACggttgtatttatttattattattttttttgaaaaggACTCTATACCGTTGCCGATGTATATGATATAGAAATACTTGCATTACTAGCTTTACGTCCAAAATTGTGGTTTTTTAAGTTCCTTTAAATCGGTTTTGTACAGCTGTTTATGTTAcgaattcattattttttagttttaaattattcgcaACTGGAAACCCGTGATAAACCGAGAAAATGTGTTACGAAAGGTTTTGTTGCTTcgtgcaaaaaaacacaactgtCCCTGATTGTAAATCtgttaataaaaaatgaacagtCCGAAAAAACTATCCATTTATTATTCTCGCACGACCAAACCCTTGGTCTCGGAGCCATCAATAAAACCCATACTGGGTACATGCACAAGCGTTACCGCCAATCCGCAAGAATTGCTCACTGAAAAACGAATGCAGAAATATGTACCCCAGACATGTCCTTGCGCGGCATTCCACACAAGGACACCGTTTCTTATGCATGCCACTCACAGACAGGCAACGCGGAAGgcaaaactaacaaaaaattCGCAAACTCTTGACAAACTGAAAGATCAACCAAAgacgaaatgcaaaaaaagaacgGTACCGGTTTGTTGCAGGTAAGGATAAGCGGAATGCCTTTTTTATGTATGACCTGCAACGAAAAGAAGGCGTTCAATAAAATCATCGAGACCCAAAACAAACTATAAACTAATAAAGGTATTTGCACTCCCCATCTGAATGCTGCGTATTTCCCTGCTCCTTATGGCCTTAAGCATGATACCGCAGAGCTCAGCACAAAAAATGGTTCAATTACACTGTAGCAGAAATGAGCGGGCCGAACAAACATTACGGAATAGGAAAACATTAACGCCCGctgcaattttaaaacatgaTGTACCTGTTGTTGCACCCCGACCGATCCTTGTGAAACAAACGTACACAAATATTAGTTACAGCGTTGTAGTTTTTCTCCTCTCCTGACACTACCAGAGGCGTTAAGATCTCGCTCGATTAGATGGATTATGCACGAAACGTGCATCGGTTTTGTGTCGAGCCTGACGTTAGGAACAGCATTAGCTGAATCTTCTCCAGATGTGCTGCATTAGACTCCTCCCCATTGCGCACGTGTAGGCTAGCTAACGCGCAGGGAGATTGATCACGATTGGTGCGATCGCTTCCCCTTCTTTTGTCCGCACGAACAGTCGTCGTCTTACGATCCGTTTCCTTAGCTCACGCAGCAAGCAAACTCTAACCTCCCCTGTAAACAGCAACATCGCCACCCGACCAAACACAGGTAAGAAACACACGCGGCAAACCAACACAACGAAAGCGAACCAACCCAAGCACCTTTGGAAACAGCAGGCAGAGCTTTGGCCGCGGTTCGCGCCGAGATGTTTTCCAGTCTCAGACAGGGCGCGCTCACGATCGCATGTCAGTGCTGCGGTCGCCGTCGTAGGAACAATCGTCGTGTCTTGGTGATACTGATTTaagcccagcagcagcaatagcaaCCACGACCTGTTTTACTTTCGCTGCTGATCCTTACCTGTCGTCGTCGTGTTCTGAAAGTTCGTTCCGGCGACGAACCCGGGAAGGGGTGAACTCGTTCCTAGTGCAGTGTGTGCAGTTCCGGTGCAGTTTCAATCAGTGCAGCCCGGTCGGTTGTAATGGAAGCTACTCAATAGATGCCTTATCTTGCGTGGGCATGATACAGGCGTTTTCAAAGTTAAGAGTGAAAATTACAGTGCCGTGATTTAACGTGGAATATATTCAAAGTGAAACCACAAAAACCCAACAGTGCCCCGGCAtcaaataatcataataaataTACAAAGTGTCACCGTTTTACACACTTTTGCCGATGCTGCCGATGGTATCTAGTGAATTAGCCGCTATTGTCTGACTACCAAAACTATTGATCGTGCATGTTATCATCCCTCATGAATGCGCTAACAACAAATCAGAAGCGCGAACGAAAAAGTGCCTAACCGTCAAAAGGAATCAATTGATTACCAGGTGCAAAGTGGATCATTGAAATGTTCGGTTTTGTATAACGAATGATAATTGTTTCCATCAACACTAAATGCACGACAAAACCGACGGCTCAAGTTTTTGAACTATTTCGAGATAACACACAACAACTAGGTGCAAGATGGACCGCGTGCCGCGTTGAAAATTGCTTGTGACAACAGGCGTTACAGTTTGTTGTGCGTTTGGAACTGTTAGCGAGGATAACCGTCCAGCTCCACCAGACGGTGACTGATCAGTGCATTGTGTTCCATTTGATGCTAATCGAAAATAAACGGTCAAATCTACAAGGCAAACAATTTAGGAGCAATGTTATGGTTCGATTGTTTCCCACACGATCGGCAAACGGATTGCTAGAGTTCGATCAAGTGATAGTGAGTTTATTAGACCGGCAGTCAGTGTAAGCTCTCGAAGGAATCCTACGTGCTATAAAAGTAgatgattggttggtttaagaATTCCAGAGGCATCCCTACATTTATCATACCAGAATCGCACAGCGCTCGTTAAGAGCATTCTGTCAACTTCCTTTCCCGCACCGCAGAACATAAAGGTGAGTCACGTCAAAATCGTTGTAACAATCGCAAAGTTATTGTTAGCTTTAAGTCGAACACGCGTCATAAACACGGGAAAAGATATAACATGCGAAAATTATCGAACCGTAAAATCCTCACGATGCAACACAATCATTAATGCATCCGACAAACGCTGGAAGAAGCAATGCAGTGAGTATACTTCATACAGCCAAAAAAGGCAGCTCTTTAAATTGACCTCTACGCCTAATTTCGAAATGTGTCCcggtgtaaaataaaaaaaatcaaaaggtGCCGAGCGTTGCAAAATGTTTTTGTAAATCACATTTTAATTATGCTCAATAAACCGTGACAAACGCACTGAACACCGGACCGGTGGTTGGTTCGCACTGGTTTTTTGTCTACATCAACCCAGTTGAGAagtaaaatttaaaaccaaaaagATCACAACTACAAATTCAAAAGATTGTGCatcgtgattttttttatctaccAGAAGAAATTTCAACGGTAGCATTTTGATCAGGCtagaacacacaaaaaagcaccgATACACGCGGCCCTCGAAAAAACGtgacaaaaaaacgaacacaaagAACTCCTCCAAGATGGTTCAGCTAGCCTCGTAATGCACAGGTGAATAACAATCGGCACCTGGAGTCCATCAGAAATCTGTTACGGCTT
The Anopheles moucheti chromosome 2, idAnoMoucSN_F20_07, whole genome shotgun sequence genome window above contains:
- the LOC128296907 gene encoding eclosion hormone translates to MVSNKTVFIGVCVLILTIVNNAPVEATPQIELMGGYDIIGICITNCAQCKKMYGAFFEGHLCAEACVQFKGKTIPDCEDLSSIAPFLNKMN